The Setaria italica strain Yugu1 chromosome IX, Setaria_italica_v2.0, whole genome shotgun sequence genome has a window encoding:
- the LOC101755670 gene encoding DNA excision repair protein ERCC-1, with protein sequence MDGGREQQGPPERQPGKNLIKIPSYQEVFGTGASSSSSTPPSYNPPLASAGAPAASSSSSSSGSFSQAFSFLKSSEFYSPPPPPPQPTSTPRPPQASSSAPAPQSKNAILVSHRQRGNPLLKHIRNARWTFADVVPDYVLGQSSCALYLSIRYHLLHPDYLYYRIRELQKNFRLRVILCHVDVEDVVKPLHEITRTALLHDCTLLCGWSLEECGRYLETIKVYENKPADSIREHTDSDYLSRLTHALTSIRHVNKTDVVTLGSSFGSLSQVMNASMEELARCPGIGERKVKQLYDTFHEPFKRVSARPNLVVPDTPDREKASGQPPSTNDSSENTAEKSETSKKKKGSDVRSALTTAFAKYSEKIRSQNGDAANEAGEGASSSNMEDGKTKD encoded by the exons ATGGACGGGGGAAGAGAGCAGCAGGGGCCGCCGGAGCGGCAGCCCGGCAAGAACCTGATCAAGATCCCGTCCTACCAGGAGGTCTTCGGCactggcgcctcctcctcctcctcgacgccgcccTCCTACAACCCTCCTCTAGCCAGcgccggcgcccccgccgcttcatcctcctcttcgtcaTCGGGATCGTTCTCGCAGGCTTTCTCCTTCCTCAAGTCCTCCGAGTTCtactcgcctccgccgccgcctccccaacCCACCTCCACCCCGAG GCCGCCTCAGGCTAGCTCCTCCGCACCGGCACCCCAGAGCAAGAACGCCATTCTCGTCAGTCATAGGCAG AGAGGGAACCCTCTGCTGAAGCACATCAGAAATGCTAGGTGGACGTTCGCTGATGTCGTGCCGGACTATGTGCTCGGGCAATCGTCATGTGCGTTGTACTTAAG TATCAGGTACCATCTTCTACATCCAGATTACTTGTATTACCGGATAAGGGAACTGCAGAAGAATTTCAGGCTCCGTGTCATCTTGTGCCATGTCGATGTT GAAGATGTAGTCAAGCCTTTGCATGAAATTACAAGAACAGCACTGCTGCATGACTGCACCCTCCTGTGCGGTTGGAG CCTGGAGGAATGTGGTCGGTACTTGGAAACTATCAAAGTGTATGAAAACAAGCCAGCTGACAGTATTCGTGAGCACACGGATAGTGACTATCTATCAAGG TTGACACATGCACTTACATCCATTCGGCATGTTAATAAAACAGATGTTGTCACACTCGGTTCATCTTTTGGG TCACTCTCACAAGTTATGAATGCTTCTATGGAGGAACTGGCTCGTTGCCCAGGAATTGGTGAGCGGAAG GTAAAACAACTTTATGATACTTTCCACGAGCCATTCAAACGGGTTTCTGCTCGCCCAAACCTTGTAGTGCCTGATACTCCCGACAGGGAGAAAGCATCAGGCCAACCTCCATCGACGAATGATAGCTCAGAAAATACAGCAGAGAAATCAGAGACatccaagaagaagaaaggttcCGACGTAAGGTCGGCCCTTACCACTGCCTTTGCCAAGTATTCGGAGAAGATCCGCAGCCAGAATGGTGACGCCGCAAACGAGGCTGGTGAAGGTGCTAGCAGCTCAAACATGGAAGATGGCAAGACCAAAGACTAG